In the Clostridium beijerinckii genome, one interval contains:
- a CDS encoding D-alanyl-D-alanine carboxypeptidase family protein: MKRIFKTFNILFLFLFCFTYSSVQAETQPPQINAEGCALIDASTGQVLYGKNEEKVLEPASTTKVMTAIIALEKCKLDDEVTVQEDFTKIDGTAVGLLKGDVVTVRDLLLGLLLESGNDCANALADHISGSTEAFSKLMNEKAKELGALHTNFKNPSGLPDPEHTTTAHDLALFLREAINNKDYVQLSTTPNYTITLKNNPSKTIVLNNKNYMINKNSRYYYPFALCGKNGYTTKSNHTYVAAAEKNGHVLVASFLNALDKDQNFHDMQAVLNYGFDNYSLVHLYKKGDEVSQYKITNNLTIPVIASKDIDYDVPKGQEDSVSSEIKIQDQDLSKQSFNEGDNILKGTVYVNDKEYTTMDLAAGTSRKYEFPLSINSLSNNANSELYIGSVAIVLAGVFGLRKLINIKLKK; encoded by the coding sequence ATGAAAAGAATTTTTAAAACATTTAATATATTATTCTTGTTTCTATTTTGCTTTACCTATAGTAGTGTGCAAGCAGAAACACAGCCTCCACAGATTAACGCTGAGGGTTGCGCTTTAATTGATGCATCTACTGGACAAGTGTTATATGGGAAAAATGAAGAAAAAGTTTTAGAGCCTGCTTCAACTACTAAGGTTATGACTGCAATTATAGCTTTAGAAAAGTGTAAACTAGATGATGAAGTGACAGTTCAAGAAGATTTCACCAAAATAGATGGAACTGCTGTTGGTTTATTAAAAGGTGATGTAGTAACTGTTCGCGATTTGCTTTTAGGGCTTCTTTTGGAATCAGGAAACGATTGTGCAAATGCTTTAGCTGATCACATATCAGGAAGCACAGAAGCATTTTCTAAACTTATGAATGAAAAAGCAAAAGAACTGGGAGCTTTACACACAAACTTTAAAAATCCAAGTGGATTACCAGATCCAGAACATACAACTACTGCTCACGATTTAGCGTTATTTTTAAGAGAAGCTATAAATAATAAAGATTACGTTCAACTATCTACCACACCAAATTACACAATAACGCTTAAGAATAATCCTTCAAAAACTATTGTACTTAACAATAAAAATTATATGATAAATAAGAATTCTAGATATTATTACCCTTTTGCTCTTTGCGGTAAAAATGGTTATACAACAAAATCAAATCATACTTACGTAGCTGCTGCAGAAAAGAACGGACATGTTCTTGTAGCTTCATTTTTAAATGCGCTTGACAAAGATCAAAACTTTCATGATATGCAAGCAGTCTTAAATTACGGCTTTGATAATTATTCTTTAGTTCACCTTTACAAAAAAGGCGATGAAGTTTCACAGTATAAAATAACTAACAATCTTACAATACCTGTTATTGCCTCAAAAGATATTGATTATGATGTTCCTAAGGGTCAGGAAGATTCAGTATCTTCTGAAATAAAAATACAGGATCAGGATTTAAGCAAACAATCATTTAATGAAGGTGATAATATACTAAAAGGTACTGTTTATGTCAATGACAAAGAATATACAACTATGGATTTAGCTGCTGGAACATCTAGAAAGTATGAATTTCCCCTTTCTATTAATTCATTGTCAAACAATGCAAATTCAGAACTCTATATAGGATCTGTCGCTATTGTTTTAGCAGGAGTATTTGGATTAAGGAAGCTTATAAATATAAAATTAAAGAAATAA
- a CDS encoding response regulator transcription factor yields MNKILVIDDDYYIRELICTVLKDEGFSVAEAVNGRDALEKLGEEKIDLCVLDIMMPQMDGYEFCKQARRYYEDMPILMLTAKSELSQKVKGFELGTDDYLTKPFEIDELLVRIKALLRRYKVAASRSINIGNLVMDKSSYTVISNNDQFDIPMKEFELLFMLGSYPGKTLSRDRLIEEVWGLDFEGNERTLDVHINRLRERFQSDIYKFKITTIRGLGYRLEEVK; encoded by the coding sequence TTGAATAAAATTTTAGTTATAGATGATGATTATTATATACGAGAGCTTATTTGTACAGTATTAAAAGATGAAGGATTTTCTGTTGCTGAGGCCGTAAATGGAAGGGATGCATTAGAAAAACTTGGGGAGGAAAAAATTGATCTTTGTGTGCTTGATATTATGATGCCTCAAATGGATGGATATGAATTTTGTAAACAAGCACGCAGATATTATGAGGATATGCCAATTTTAATGCTGACCGCCAAAAGTGAGCTTTCCCAAAAAGTAAAGGGATTTGAACTTGGTACAGATGATTACTTAACAAAACCATTCGAGATTGATGAGTTGCTTGTTAGAATAAAAGCGCTTTTGAGACGCTATAAAGTAGCTGCTTCACGGAGTATTAATATTGGTAATTTAGTTATGGATAAAAGTAGTTATACAGTCATTAGTAACAATGACCAATTCGATATACCAATGAAGGAATTTGAACTTTTATTTATGCTTGGAAGTTATCCTGGTAAAACCCTTTCTCGTGACAGGCTCATAGAAGAGGTCTGGGGCCTTGATTTTGAAGGAAACGAACGAACTCTTGATGTTCATATAAATCGTCTTAGAGAGAGATTTCAGTCTGATATTTACAAGTTCAAAATTACTACAATTCGGGGACTTGGCTACAGATTGGAGGAAGTAAAGTAA
- a CDS encoding RDD family protein, whose product MEKDNLNENEINDEVEENEIKKISDTEEETDNNVNKEVESLITSDEESDKQSSSKIILANALDQLLMIACSALLVLLCDIILKLCGYMFVRDNGSIILAGGMIYFIINCIYGPIMEKSKLENTFGKKILNMN is encoded by the coding sequence TTGGAAAAAGATAACTTAAATGAAAATGAAATAAACGATGAAGTGGAAGAAAACGAAATTAAAAAGATTTCGGATACTGAAGAAGAAACAGATAACAATGTTAATAAAGAGGTTGAAAGTTTAATAACTAGCGATGAAGAATCAGATAAACAATCTTCTTCTAAAATTATATTAGCTAACGCACTTGATCAGTTATTAATGATTGCTTGTTCAGCTTTATTAGTGCTATTGTGTGATATAATTTTAAAATTATGTGGATACATGTTCGTAAGGGATAATGGATCTATAATTTTAGCAGGAGGAATGATATATTTTATTATAAATTGTATTTATGGCCCAATAATGGAAAAGAGTAAACTAGAAAATACTTTTGGGAAAAAGATATTAAATATGAATTAA
- the rlmD gene encoding 23S rRNA (uracil(1939)-C(5))-methyltransferase RlmD produces the protein MKKGSDLSVKIEKLQFPSTGIGYAEDKTIYVKNAFPGQTVTGRVKRKKEDYAELKLISVDERADYEIETPCSHFGVCGGCSSQSIPYEKQLEFLSEEVKELFREANVDTGEYLGIQGSPNQWEYRNKMEFTFGDEAKGEPLSLGMHMRGKSFGILTVDECKLVDEDYRKIIRLTADYFREKDLPYYRIMKAEGYLRHLVIRKAQNTGEILVNLVTTTQIDFDLSEYVKLLREQSYKGNLVSIIHTENNSKSDAVIPEKVNVLFGKDYIRETLLGLQFNISPFSFFQTNTKGAESLYSIVKEFMGDSEEKIVFDLYCGTGTIGQIVAPNAKKVIGIELIEEAVEAARENAKLNGLNNCEFIAGDVAEIIKTVKVKPDIIILDPPRTGVHPKALDYVIKFNAPEIIYVSCNPKTLVNDLRVLTEKGYKVIKTKVKDMFPNTPHAETVVRLIKQ, from the coding sequence ATGAAAAAAGGAAGCGATTTAAGCGTTAAAATAGAAAAGTTACAATTTCCATCGACAGGAATAGGTTATGCAGAAGATAAGACTATATATGTTAAGAATGCTTTTCCGGGTCAAACAGTTACAGGTAGGGTAAAAAGGAAGAAAGAAGACTATGCGGAGTTAAAATTAATAAGTGTAGATGAACGAGCTGATTATGAGATTGAAACTCCATGTTCTCATTTTGGAGTTTGTGGAGGATGTTCATCACAAAGTATACCATATGAAAAGCAATTAGAATTTTTAAGCGAAGAAGTTAAAGAATTATTTAGAGAAGCAAATGTTGACACAGGAGAGTATTTAGGCATTCAAGGAAGCCCTAACCAATGGGAATATAGAAATAAGATGGAATTTACATTTGGTGATGAAGCCAAGGGAGAGCCACTTTCATTAGGTATGCATATGAGAGGAAAATCCTTTGGAATATTAACTGTAGATGAATGTAAACTTGTTGATGAGGATTATAGAAAAATTATTAGATTGACTGCTGATTACTTTAGAGAGAAAGATTTGCCTTATTATAGAATAATGAAAGCTGAAGGCTATTTAAGACACTTAGTGATAAGAAAAGCTCAAAATACTGGCGAGATATTAGTTAATTTAGTTACTACTACTCAGATAGATTTTGATTTAAGCGAATATGTTAAATTGCTAAGAGAACAAAGTTATAAAGGAAATTTAGTATCTATAATCCATACTGAAAATAATTCGAAATCAGATGCAGTAATACCAGAAAAGGTAAATGTGTTATTTGGAAAAGATTATATTAGAGAAACATTACTAGGATTACAATTTAATATTTCTCCGTTTTCATTCTTTCAAACCAATACAAAAGGTGCAGAAAGCCTATATTCTATTGTTAAAGAGTTTATGGGAGATAGTGAAGAAAAAATTGTATTTGATCTCTATTGTGGTACAGGAACAATAGGGCAAATAGTAGCTCCAAATGCAAAGAAAGTAATAGGAATAGAACTTATTGAAGAAGCAGTTGAAGCTGCAAGAGAAAATGCTAAATTAAATGGATTAAATAATTGTGAATTTATAGCTGGTGATGTAGCAGAAATAATAAAAACAGTAAAGGTTAAGCCAGATATAATAATATTAGATCCACCAAGAACTGGAGTCCATCCTAAGGCTTTGGATTATGTAATTAAATTTAATGCACCAGAGATAATATACGTTTCCTGCAATCCAAAGACATTAGTTAATGATCTTAGAGTGCTTACGGAAAAGGGATACAAAGTTATAAAAACTAAGGTGAAGGATATGTTTCCTAATACGCCTCACGCTGAAACTGTTGTTAGGCTAATTAAGCAATAA
- a CDS encoding helix-hairpin-helix domain-containing protein, producing MVQEFLKDKKKIGILSMLFIVVIVLIGLYVKSGFKELKKNDTESIFVDDSIEADTSNDESVNVKNNNKSNNKDSKKQIVVAKNKNIVVEIKGEVKKPDVYTMSEDSIVKDLIDISGGLTENADLSNINRAKKLQDHELIYISNKNDENKEIQTVNSNSSNKDISNKKINLNSATLDQLKTLNGIGDSKAKGIIEYREKSGGFKSIEEIKNVSGIGDNMFERIKEQIEI from the coding sequence GTGGTACAAGAGTTCTTAAAAGATAAGAAAAAAATCGGCATATTAAGTATGCTATTTATTGTGGTAATTGTACTTATAGGATTATATGTGAAATCTGGGTTTAAAGAGCTGAAGAAAAATGATACTGAAAGTATCTTTGTAGATGATAGTATTGAGGCTGATACATCAAATGATGAATCAGTTAATGTTAAAAATAATAATAAATCAAATAATAAGGATAGCAAGAAACAAATAGTTGTAGCTAAAAATAAGAACATAGTTGTAGAAATAAAAGGAGAAGTAAAAAAGCCAGATGTTTATACAATGAGTGAAGACTCAATAGTAAAGGATCTCATAGACATATCAGGTGGGCTTACTGAAAATGCAGATTTAAGTAATATAAATAGAGCAAAAAAGTTGCAAGATCATGAATTGATTTATATTTCAAATAAAAATGATGAAAACAAGGAAATCCAAACTGTAAATTCAAATTCTAGTAATAAAGATATTTCAAATAAAAAAATTAATTTAAATAGTGCAACATTAGACCAATTAAAGACATTAAATGGCATAGGTGATTCAAAAGCAAAAGGCATAATTGAATATAGAGAAAAAAGCGGTGGATTTAAATCAATTGAGGAAATAAAAAATGTATCTGGAATAGGAGATAACATGTTTGAGCGAATAAAGGAACAAATTGAAATTTGA
- a CDS encoding MATE family efflux transporter, whose amino-acid sequence MENTENIDEKSLYYLEKAPVTKAIIHMAIPMILSSITSVVYNIIDAFFIGKLNNTAMMAAVMLALPFSSVLMALGQMFGVGSGTYISRLLGEGNTDDTKKVSSINFWSSMLMGIIFMMICLPFLSSILPLLGASGETLQHTRNFIMILVIGAPVIIVNMALESAVRAEGASTVSMTGTIGGIIVNIILNPLFIFVLNMNVMGSALASVCGNIVSISYFIYYLQKKSTVQSLSIKYFKPSKKIYGEIFKVGVSALLLSGFMVIIGLLFNNYSMIYGDNVVAGFGVAQRVVQIVDCIGMGFAMGVVPLIAFAYSANNQKRLMEIVKKTILYILGLTLVIGAVISIFRLQIIGLFSIDPEVIAIGEITLIAQLSSTIFAALCEFFTGIFQAQGAGVQSNVMAAVRGVLFIPILIVGNLIFAVNGVIWAMTATEGLSCLIGIALWLGIRRKSLLAI is encoded by the coding sequence ATGGAAAACACAGAAAATATAGATGAAAAATCACTCTACTATCTTGAAAAGGCACCTGTTACAAAAGCAATAATACACATGGCTATTCCTATGATACTAAGTAGTATAACTTCAGTTGTCTATAATATCATCGATGCTTTTTTTATAGGTAAGCTTAATAATACTGCAATGATGGCGGCAGTGATGCTGGCACTACCATTTTCATCAGTATTAATGGCACTTGGACAAATGTTTGGAGTAGGTTCAGGAACATATATATCGAGACTTTTAGGTGAGGGCAATACAGATGATACCAAAAAAGTTAGTTCAATTAACTTTTGGTCATCAATGCTTATGGGTATTATTTTTATGATGATATGTTTGCCTTTTTTATCTTCTATTTTGCCGCTTTTAGGAGCAAGTGGTGAAACATTACAACACACAAGAAATTTTATTATGATACTTGTTATTGGTGCTCCAGTTATTATTGTTAATATGGCGCTTGAATCAGCTGTGCGTGCGGAGGGAGCATCAACTGTTTCTATGACTGGTACTATAGGAGGTATTATAGTTAATATAATACTTAATCCTTTATTCATTTTCGTTCTTAATATGAATGTTATGGGATCAGCGTTAGCCTCTGTTTGTGGTAATATAGTTTCCATTTCGTATTTTATATATTATTTGCAAAAGAAGAGTACTGTTCAGAGTTTGTCAATTAAGTACTTTAAACCAAGTAAAAAAATTTATGGTGAAATTTTTAAGGTTGGAGTTTCAGCTTTGTTACTTAGTGGTTTTATGGTCATTATAGGTCTGCTTTTCAATAATTATTCCATGATTTATGGAGATAATGTTGTGGCTGGATTTGGAGTTGCACAAAGAGTTGTTCAAATTGTAGATTGTATTGGTATGGGATTTGCAATGGGAGTTGTACCACTAATTGCATTTGCTTATTCTGCTAATAATCAAAAGCGTCTCATGGAAATTGTTAAAAAAACAATATTGTATATTCTAGGTTTAACATTAGTTATAGGAGCAGTTATAAGTATATTCAGGCTACAGATTATTGGCCTTTTCAGTATTGACCCAGAGGTTATTGCTATTGGTGAAATAACTCTTATAGCCCAACTTTCATCAACTATATTTGCTGCCCTATGTGAATTTTTTACTGGAATTTTCCAAGCTCAAGGAGCTGGTGTACAATCAAACGTTATGGCCGCTGTAAGAGGTGTTTTATTTATTCCTATTTTGATTGTAGGAAACTTAATATTTGCTGTTAACGGCGTTATTTGGGCCATGACAGCTACAGAAGGACTCTCATGTCTGATAGGAATTGCTCTATGGCTTGGAATTAGACGAAAAAGCTTACTAGCAATATAA
- a CDS encoding sensor histidine kinase, producing MRNRYFFSLILIFITTLLGLASGYYIFIFIFGELEYIPLHILFIVQSLASIVIYFLGWKAFIYMHWHFANKHKKFDISHFPILSGAVEAMNKIASGDFNVLVKTNELDPFNEVADNVNRMAKELGSLEKLRQDFISDVSHEIQSPLTSISGFAALLKKGNLSHDQISHYASIIETESKRLSKLSENLLRLSNLESEDNNLSLKNYQINKQIESVLLMLEPQWSAKNITLDISLEETMICGDEDLLSQVFINLLNNAIKFTPENGNIGVNLYNDEDGIECKISDTGIGISSEDQPRIFERFYKADKARNRSLGGNGLGLSIVKKIIDLHGGKISLTSEIGKGTEFIIWLPKVYERK from the coding sequence ATGAGAAACAGGTATTTTTTTTCACTAATACTAATTTTTATTACAACATTACTTGGCCTTGCTAGTGGATACTATATTTTCATATTTATTTTCGGTGAATTAGAATATATTCCTTTGCATATACTATTTATCGTCCAAAGTTTAGCTTCTATTGTGATATATTTTCTAGGTTGGAAAGCATTTATATATATGCACTGGCACTTCGCTAATAAACATAAAAAATTTGATATTTCACATTTTCCAATATTAAGCGGAGCTGTTGAAGCTATGAATAAGATAGCCTCTGGTGACTTCAATGTGCTTGTTAAAACAAATGAACTCGATCCTTTTAATGAGGTAGCAGACAATGTCAATAGAATGGCAAAAGAGCTGGGGTCTTTAGAAAAACTACGCCAAGATTTTATATCAGATGTGTCACATGAAATACAGTCACCATTAACTTCTATATCAGGGTTTGCTGCGCTATTAAAGAAAGGAAATTTAAGCCATGATCAGATATCACATTATGCCAGCATAATAGAAACTGAAAGTAAACGATTATCAAAGTTAAGCGAAAATCTATTAAGATTGTCTAATTTAGAATCAGAAGACAATAATTTAAGCTTAAAGAACTATCAAATAAACAAGCAAATTGAAAGTGTTTTACTTATGTTAGAGCCACAGTGGTCGGCAAAAAATATAACACTCGATATTTCTCTTGAAGAAACTATGATATGCGGAGATGAAGATTTATTAAGTCAGGTATTTATAAATTTGCTTAATAATGCTATTAAATTCACGCCAGAAAACGGAAATATAGGTGTTAACTTATATAACGATGAAGACGGGATCGAATGTAAAATCTCCGATACAGGTATAGGTATTTCATCGGAAGATCAACCGCGAATTTTCGAGAGGTTTTATAAAGCAGATAAAGCTCGTAATCGTTCTTTGGGTGGAAACGGACTTGGACTTTCAATAGTAAAAAAGATCATTGACTTACATGGAGGGAAAATATCTCTTACAAGCGAAATTGGAAAAGGTACAGAATTTATTATTTGGCTGCCTAAGGTATATGAAAGAAAATAA